The following are encoded together in the Triticum dicoccoides isolate Atlit2015 ecotype Zavitan chromosome 6B, WEW_v2.0, whole genome shotgun sequence genome:
- the LOC119324708 gene encoding uncharacterized protein LOC119324708 — translation MCSSASRSSSTPPTSHHTSNQMPPLPLIRCPECNAGYVVWFVSGTELNPGRHFYKCERNEHGGCRFWKWENKYIQYLSERWGHLISHASIHRHVALLEQNQAFLKKIFMLCLANLVVMVTISIHKL, via the exons ATGTGTTCGTCCGCGTCCCGTAGTAGTTCAACACCACCTACGTCTCACCACACGAGCAATCAGATGCCTCCGCTCCCTCTCATCCGTTGCCCCGAATGCAACGCCGGCTACGTCGTCTGGTTTGTCTCCGGTACAGAACTTAACCCAGGGAGGCACTTCTACAAGTGTGAACGGAATGAG CACGGAGGTTGCAGGTTCTGGAAGTGGGAGAACAAGTACATACAGTACTTGAGCGAGCGATGGGGACATCTGATCTCGCACGCGAGCATCCATCGCCACGTCGCACTGCTCGAGCagaaccaagcattcttgaagaagaTTTTCATGCTGTGCCTCGCGAATTTGGTGGTCATGGTCACTATCTCCATCCACAAGTTATGA